Proteins encoded within one genomic window of Streptomyces taklimakanensis:
- the pulA gene encoding pullulanase-type alpha-1,6-glucosidase — MRGPLARRGTAASIVAAVLATLVTAAAPAAEAAPPPSDAKLAAEPTRHDLTREQFYFVLPDRFANGDRSNDRGGLTGDRLTTGHDPTHKGFYHGGDLKGLTEKLDYIKGLGTTAIWMAPIFENKPVQGEGENASAGYHGYWITDFTRVDPHFGTNAELRELIDKAHAKGMKVFFDVITNHTADVVDYEEKSYSYLSEGAFPYLTKDGEPFDDTDYAAGKRFPKVDRESFPRTPVVAEDEKDVKVPSWLNDPTMYHNRGDSTFAGESSLNGDFHGLDDLWTERPEVVEGMKKIYQRWVRDFRIDGFRIDTVKHVNLEFWTQWATALDAYAAKRGRDDFFMFGEVYSSDPARMAPYVTRGGLDATLDFGFQEAARSYASRSGPATKLSDLFAQDHLYTTGRSNAYEQVTFTGNHDMGRIGTFLRQDNPDADDAELLARAKLANELMFLTRGNPVIYYGDEQGFTGAGGDQDARQTLFASRTPAYLDAEKNDRIGTDRTHARDAYDTDHPLYRSIAALSKLTREHPALRDGVQTERYAEPGDGPGVYAFSRTDAEQRTEYLVAANNGEEARTVKLATDSPNTAFRPIHGGADATVRTGDDATLTVTVPALSTVVLKAARPLPVPDTGPTVELRAPAAGATGTVEITADVDGGGLNRVVFAARVGDGKWHTLGTADHAPYRVTQYLGKEVAAGTPLRYKAVVVDAAGRTASDLAASTAGQAPPEERPSAVERDWAVVHYHRPDGDYDGWTLTSGERTAAFVGRDAYGAFAWMEVADGPTELSFTVTKGDTADGPERTIDLTRTGEVWVEQGEDGLLTERPEDGHPPQDGENTGENTAVLHYHRADGDYDGWGLHTWTGAAEPTDWSKPLMPTGKDSFGVTFEVPLAEGATSLNYIIHKGDTKDEDADQSLDFATHGREVWKLSATPGYLLPTTGSAPVLDPTKAEAQWIDRDTVAWKVKATDATGEQLVYDPRGTITVEDGALSHEGHWLRLNPVPGGLTEEQRRKYPHLKEYAAFRVDPRDRDRVRTALRGQLVATQRTAEGALLAATGVQIAGVLDDVYGTEAAEADLGPVFDRKGRPTLSVWAPTAHKVALELDGRTVRMRRDDATGVWSAKGNRSWRGKPYRYHVTVWAPSVGKTVTNKVTDPYSTALTTDSRRSLVVDPADPELAPKGWEELRKPEAVPLRNAQIQELHIRDFSVADPTVRRKHRGGYLAFTERSSAGMEHLRELAEAGTTHVHLLPSFDIASIPERAADRAEPDCDLAALPADSEKQQECVAEVRDKDAYNWGYDPLHYTVPEGSYATDPNGTARTVEYREMVKGLNEAGLRVVLDVVYNHTMAAGQDDKSVLDRIVPGYYHRLLADGTVATSTCCANTAPENTMMGKLTVDSVVAWAKHYKVDGFRFDLMGHHPKENILAVRKALDALTVEKDGVDGKNIVLYGEGWNFGEVADDARFVQATQENMAGTGIATFSDRARDAVRGGGPFDADPGVQGFASGLYTDPNSSDANGDRAEQRRRLLRQQDLIKVGLSGNLADYTFTDTSGRRVKGSQVDYNGSPAGYADAPGDALAYADAHDNETLYDALAFKLPKDTPAADRARMQVVAMATAALSQGPVLSQAGTDLLRSKSLDRNSYDSGDWYNAIHWNCEAGNGFGRGLPPAWDNRDKWPYARPLLTAADLTPSCAEIEGASAAYRDLLSIRSTEGVFGQATAADVQRALSFPLSGKDETPGVITMRLKDGGDDLVVVFNATPERRTQTVPSLAGGSYALHPAQASGSDPVVRTATFDADRGTFTVPARTVAVFAAR, encoded by the coding sequence GTGAGAGGTCCCCTGGCGCGCAGAGGAACGGCCGCGAGCATCGTGGCCGCCGTCCTCGCGACGCTCGTCACCGCGGCGGCGCCCGCCGCCGAGGCGGCACCGCCGCCGTCCGACGCGAAACTGGCCGCCGAACCCACCCGGCACGACCTGACGCGCGAGCAGTTCTACTTCGTCCTGCCGGACCGCTTCGCCAACGGCGACCGCTCCAACGACCGCGGCGGGCTGACGGGCGACCGCCTCACGACCGGCCATGACCCCACCCACAAGGGCTTCTACCACGGCGGCGACCTCAAGGGCCTGACGGAGAAGCTGGACTACATCAAGGGCCTGGGCACCACCGCCATCTGGATGGCGCCCATCTTCGAGAACAAGCCGGTGCAGGGCGAGGGCGAGAACGCCTCGGCCGGCTACCACGGCTACTGGATCACCGACTTCACCCGGGTCGACCCGCACTTCGGCACCAACGCCGAACTGCGCGAACTGATCGACAAGGCCCACGCCAAGGGCATGAAGGTCTTCTTCGACGTCATCACCAACCACACCGCCGACGTGGTGGACTACGAGGAGAAGTCCTACTCCTACCTCTCCGAGGGCGCCTTCCCCTACCTCACCAAGGACGGCGAGCCCTTCGACGACACCGACTACGCGGCGGGGAAGCGCTTCCCGAAGGTCGACCGCGAGTCCTTCCCCCGCACCCCCGTGGTCGCCGAGGACGAGAAGGACGTCAAGGTCCCGTCCTGGCTCAACGACCCGACGATGTACCACAACCGCGGCGACTCCACCTTCGCCGGCGAGAGTTCCCTCAACGGCGACTTCCACGGCCTGGACGACCTGTGGACCGAGCGCCCCGAGGTCGTCGAGGGCATGAAGAAGATCTACCAGCGGTGGGTGAGGGACTTCCGGATCGACGGTTTCCGCATCGACACCGTCAAACACGTCAACCTGGAGTTCTGGACCCAGTGGGCCACGGCGCTGGACGCCTACGCCGCGAAGAGGGGCCGCGACGACTTCTTCATGTTCGGCGAGGTCTACAGCTCCGACCCCGCCCGGATGGCGCCCTACGTCACCCGGGGCGGGCTCGACGCCACCCTCGACTTCGGCTTCCAGGAGGCGGCCCGCTCCTACGCCTCCCGGAGCGGACCGGCGACCAAGCTGTCCGACCTGTTCGCCCAGGACCACCTCTACACCACCGGCCGGTCCAACGCCTACGAACAGGTCACCTTCACCGGCAACCACGACATGGGCCGGATCGGCACCTTCCTGCGGCAGGACAACCCCGACGCCGACGACGCCGAACTGCTCGCCCGGGCGAAGCTCGCCAACGAGCTGATGTTCCTCACCCGGGGCAACCCGGTGATCTACTACGGCGACGAGCAGGGCTTCACCGGCGCCGGCGGCGACCAGGACGCCCGCCAGACCCTCTTCGCCTCCCGGACGCCCGCCTACCTGGACGCGGAGAAGAACGACCGGATCGGCACCGACCGCACCCACGCCCGGGACGCGTACGACACCGACCACCCCCTGTACCGGTCCATCGCCGCACTGTCGAAGCTGACCCGCGAACACCCCGCCCTGCGCGACGGCGTCCAGACCGAGCGCTACGCCGAGCCGGGCGACGGCCCCGGCGTCTACGCCTTCTCCCGCACCGACGCGGAGCAGCGCACCGAGTACCTCGTCGCCGCCAACAACGGCGAGGAGGCCCGCACGGTGAAGCTCGCCACCGACTCGCCGAACACCGCCTTCCGCCCGATCCACGGCGGCGCCGACGCCACGGTCCGCACCGGCGACGACGCCACGCTGACCGTCACCGTCCCGGCGCTGTCCACCGTCGTCCTGAAGGCCGCCCGGCCGCTTCCCGTCCCGGACACCGGGCCCACCGTCGAGCTGAGGGCCCCCGCCGCGGGCGCCACCGGCACCGTCGAGATCACCGCCGACGTGGACGGTGGCGGTCTGAACCGCGTCGTCTTCGCCGCCCGGGTCGGCGACGGGAAGTGGCACACCCTCGGCACCGCCGACCATGCCCCCTACCGGGTCACCCAGTACCTGGGGAAGGAGGTGGCGGCCGGAACGCCGCTGCGCTACAAGGCCGTCGTGGTCGACGCCGCGGGCCGCACCGCGAGCGACCTGGCGGCCTCCACCGCGGGGCAGGCCCCGCCCGAGGAGAGGCCCTCGGCGGTCGAGCGGGACTGGGCCGTCGTCCACTACCACCGCCCGGACGGCGACTACGACGGCTGGACGCTGACCTCCGGCGAGCGGACCGCCGCCTTCGTCGGCCGCGACGCCTACGGCGCCTTCGCCTGGATGGAGGTCGCCGACGGACCGACCGAGCTGAGCTTCACCGTCACCAAGGGGGACACCGCCGACGGTCCCGAACGCACCATCGACCTGACGAGGACCGGCGAGGTGTGGGTCGAGCAGGGCGAGGACGGGCTCCTGACCGAGCGGCCCGAGGACGGCCACCCGCCGCAGGACGGCGAGAACACCGGCGAGAACACCGCCGTTCTCCACTACCACCGCGCGGACGGCGACTACGACGGCTGGGGCCTGCACACCTGGACCGGCGCCGCCGAGCCCACCGACTGGTCGAAGCCGCTGATGCCCACCGGGAAGGACTCCTTCGGCGTCACCTTCGAGGTGCCGCTGGCCGAGGGGGCCACGTCGCTGAACTACATCATCCACAAGGGCGACACCAAGGACGAGGACGCCGACCAGTCGCTGGACTTCGCCACCCACGGCCGCGAGGTGTGGAAGCTGTCGGCCACCCCCGGCTACCTGCTGCCCACCACCGGCAGCGCCCCCGTCCTGGACCCGACCAAGGCCGAGGCGCAGTGGATCGACCGCGACACCGTCGCCTGGAAGGTCAAGGCCACGGACGCCACCGGCGAGCAGCTCGTGTACGACCCCCGGGGCACCATCACGGTCGAGGACGGCGCCCTGTCCCACGAGGGACACTGGCTGCGGCTGAACCCCGTCCCCGGCGGACTGACCGAGGAACAGCGGAGGAAGTACCCGCACCTGAAGGAGTACGCCGCCTTCCGCGTGGACCCGCGCGACCGCGACCGGGTGCGCACCGCCCTGCGCGGCCAACTGGTCGCCACCCAGCGCACCGCCGAGGGCGCGCTGCTGGCCGCCACCGGGGTGCAGATCGCCGGCGTCCTCGACGACGTCTACGGCACGGAGGCCGCCGAGGCCGACCTCGGCCCGGTCTTCGACCGCAAGGGCCGCCCCACCCTCTCGGTGTGGGCGCCCACCGCGCACAAGGTCGCCCTCGAACTCGACGGCCGCACCGTGCGGATGCGGCGCGACGACGCCACCGGCGTCTGGAGCGCGAAGGGCAACCGGAGCTGGCGGGGCAAGCCCTACCGCTACCACGTCACCGTCTGGGCCCCCTCGGTGGGGAAGACGGTCACCAACAAGGTCACCGACCCGTACTCCACCGCACTGACCACCGACTCGCGGCGGAGCCTGGTGGTGGACCCGGCCGACCCCGAGCTCGCCCCGAAGGGCTGGGAGGAGCTGCGGAAGCCGGAGGCGGTACCGCTGCGGAACGCGCAGATCCAGGAGCTGCACATCCGTGACTTCTCCGTCGCCGACCCCACGGTGCGCCGGAAGCACCGGGGCGGCTACCTGGCCTTCACCGAGCGCTCCTCGGCCGGTATGGAACACCTGAGGGAGCTGGCGGAGGCGGGCACCACCCACGTCCACCTGCTGCCCTCCTTCGACATCGCCTCCATCCCCGAGCGGGCCGCCGACCGCGCCGAGCCCGACTGCGACCTGGCGGCCCTGCCCGCCGACTCCGAGAAGCAGCAGGAGTGCGTGGCCGAGGTCCGCGACAAGGACGCCTACAACTGGGGCTACGACCCGCTGCACTACACCGTGCCCGAGGGCTCGTACGCCACCGACCCGAACGGCACCGCCCGCACCGTCGAGTACCGGGAGATGGTCAAGGGCCTCAACGAGGCCGGACTGCGCGTCGTCCTGGACGTGGTCTACAACCACACCATGGCCGCCGGGCAGGACGACAAGTCCGTCCTGGACAGGATCGTGCCCGGCTACTACCACCGGCTGCTGGCGGACGGCACCGTCGCCACCTCCACCTGCTGCGCCAACACCGCGCCCGAGAACACCATGATGGGCAAGCTCACGGTGGACTCCGTCGTCGCCTGGGCCAAGCACTACAAGGTGGACGGCTTCCGCTTCGACCTGATGGGCCACCACCCCAAGGAGAACATCCTCGCCGTCCGGAAGGCGCTGGACGCCCTCACCGTGGAGAAGGACGGGGTCGACGGGAAGAACATCGTCCTGTACGGCGAGGGCTGGAACTTCGGCGAGGTCGCGGACGACGCCCGCTTCGTCCAGGCCACGCAGGAGAACATGGCCGGCACCGGCATCGCCACCTTCTCCGACCGGGCCCGCGACGCGGTGCGCGGCGGCGGTCCCTTCGACGCCGACCCCGGCGTCCAGGGCTTCGCCAGCGGTCTGTACACCGATCCCAACTCCTCGGACGCCAACGGCGACCGTGCCGAGCAGCGCCGGCGGCTGCTGCGCCAACAGGACCTGATCAAGGTCGGACTGTCCGGAAACCTCGCCGACTACACCTTCACCGACACCTCCGGGCGACGGGTCAAGGGCTCGCAGGTCGACTACAACGGCTCACCGGCCGGATACGCCGACGCGCCCGGCGACGCGCTCGCCTACGCCGACGCCCACGACAACGAGACCCTCTACGACGCCCTGGCGTTCAAGCTGCCCAAGGACACCCCGGCCGCCGACCGCGCCCGGATGCAGGTGGTCGCCATGGCCACCGCGGCCCTCTCGCAGGGGCCGGTGCTCAGCCAGGCGGGCACCGACCTGCTGCGGTCGAAGTCGCTGGACCGCAACTCCTACGACTCCGGCGACTGGTACAACGCCATCCACTGGAACTGCGAGGCCGGCAACGGCTTCGGCCGCGGTCTGCCTCCGGCCTGGGACAACCGGGACAAGTGGCCGTACGCCCGGCCGCTGCTGACCGCCGCCGACCTCACGCCGTCCTGCGCGGAGATCGAGGGCGCCTCCGCCGCCTACCGCGACCTGCTGTCGATCCGCTCCACCGAGGGGGTCTTCGGCCAGGCCACGGCGGCCGACGTCCAGCGGGCCCTGTCCTTCCCGCTGTCGGGGAAGGACGAGACCCCGGGCGTGATCACCATGCGGCTGAAGGACGGCGGCGACGACCTCGTGGTCGTCTTCAACGCCACCCCCGAGCGGCGGACGCAGACCGTCCCCTCGCTCGCGGGCGGCTCCTACGCCCTGCACCCGGCGCAGGCGTCCGGCTCGGACCCGGTGGTGAGGACCGCGACCTTCGACGCGGACCGGGGCACCTTCACCGTCCCGGCCCGCACGGTGGCGGTGTTCGCCGCGCGGTAG
- a CDS encoding carbohydrate-binding module family 20 domain-containing protein, with protein sequence MAGSFVAVPGQAQAAPPGTKDVTAVMFQWRFDSIAKACTDTLGPAGYGYVQTSPPQEHIQGGQWWTSYQPVSYKIAGRLGDRASFKNMIDTCHRAGVKVVADAVVNHMSAHASGTGTGGTPFGKYDYPGIYQGQDMDDCRSEVNDYRNRTNVQNCELVGLADLDTGEEYVRDRIAAYLNDLLSLGVDGFRIDAAKHMPATDLAAVKSRLSDPNVYWKHEAIHGAGEAVSPTEYLGSGDVQEFRYGRELKRVFTGDKLAHLRNFGEGWGFMESGKAGVFVENHDTERVGDTLNYKNGADYTLANVFMLAWPYGSPDVHSGYEWSDKDAGPPNGGHVAACYTDGWKCQHAWREISSMVAFRNVARGQAVTDWWDNGNDAIAFGRGSRAYVVVNQEPSALSRTFTTSLPAGDYCDVQSGRTVTVDGSGRFTATLGARTALALHTGARTCSGGGSGDDGGTGDPGDPADGASFNVDATTVWGESIHVTGDRAELGNWNTADALELDPAAYPVWKLDVDLPPGTTFEYKYLRKDGGGNVIWESGANRTATVPADGRVVLNDTWRG encoded by the coding sequence ATGGCAGGCTCGTTCGTCGCGGTCCCCGGGCAGGCACAGGCGGCCCCACCCGGGACCAAGGACGTCACCGCGGTGATGTTCCAGTGGCGTTTCGACTCCATCGCCAAGGCCTGCACCGACACCCTCGGCCCGGCCGGCTACGGGTACGTCCAGACCTCGCCGCCCCAGGAGCACATCCAGGGCGGCCAGTGGTGGACGTCCTACCAGCCCGTCAGCTACAAGATCGCCGGCCGGCTCGGCGACCGCGCGTCCTTCAAGAACATGATCGACACCTGCCACCGAGCGGGCGTGAAGGTCGTCGCCGACGCGGTCGTCAACCACATGTCCGCCCACGCGAGCGGCACCGGCACCGGCGGCACCCCGTTCGGCAAGTACGACTACCCCGGCATCTACCAGGGCCAGGACATGGACGACTGCCGGTCGGAGGTGAACGACTACCGGAACCGGACCAACGTCCAGAACTGCGAACTGGTGGGTCTGGCCGACCTCGACACCGGCGAGGAGTACGTCCGCGACCGCATCGCCGCCTACCTGAACGACCTGCTCTCCCTGGGCGTGGACGGCTTCCGCATCGACGCCGCCAAGCACATGCCCGCCACCGACCTGGCCGCCGTCAAGTCCCGGCTCTCCGACCCGAACGTCTACTGGAAGCACGAGGCCATCCACGGCGCCGGCGAGGCGGTCTCGCCCACCGAGTACCTCGGCAGCGGAGACGTCCAGGAGTTCCGCTACGGCCGTGAGCTCAAGCGGGTGTTCACCGGTGACAAGCTCGCCCACCTGAGGAACTTCGGCGAGGGCTGGGGCTTCATGGAGTCCGGCAAGGCCGGGGTCTTCGTGGAGAACCACGACACCGAGCGCGTCGGCGACACCCTCAACTACAAGAACGGCGCCGACTACACCCTGGCCAACGTCTTCATGCTGGCCTGGCCCTACGGCTCCCCGGACGTCCACTCCGGCTACGAGTGGTCCGACAAGGACGCCGGTCCGCCCAACGGCGGCCACGTGGCGGCCTGCTACACCGACGGCTGGAAGTGCCAGCACGCCTGGCGCGAGATCTCCTCCATGGTCGCCTTCCGCAACGTCGCGCGCGGACAGGCCGTCACCGACTGGTGGGACAACGGCAACGACGCCATCGCCTTCGGCCGCGGTTCCCGGGCGTACGTCGTCGTCAACCAGGAGCCCTCCGCCCTGAGCCGCACCTTCACCACCTCGCTGCCCGCCGGCGACTACTGCGACGTCCAGAGCGGACGGACGGTCACCGTCGACGGCTCCGGCCGGTTCACCGCCACCCTCGGAGCCAGGACCGCCCTGGCCCTGCACACCGGCGCCCGCACCTGCTCCGGCGGTGGCTCCGGAGACGACGGCGGCACGGGCGACCCCGGTGACCCCGCCGACGGCGCCTCGTTCAACGTCGACGCCACCACGGTGTGGGGCGAGAGCATCCACGTCACCGGCGACCGCGCCGAGCTGGGCAACTGGAACACCGCCGACGCCCTCGAACTGGATCCGGCGGCCTACCCGGTGTGGAAGCTGGACGTGGACCTGCCGCCCGGCACCACCTTCGAGTACAAGTACCTCCGCAAGGACGGCGGCGGCAACGTCATCTGGGAGAGCGGCGCCAACCGCACCGCCACCGTCCCCGCCGACGGCAGGGTCGTCCTGAACGACACCTGGCGCGGCTAG
- a CDS encoding LacI family DNA-binding transcriptional regulator, giving the protein MVDGVTEAGTVPAPVPPQGGTVVGAGPHTARLADIAAQASVSEATVSRVLNGRAGVAAGTRQKVLAALDVLGYERPVRLRQRSAGLIGLVIPELTNPIFPAFAQVIEQVLAGHGYTPVLCTQMPGGATEDELVDQLVERGVNGIVFLSGLHADTTADPGRYVRLAGRGVPFVLVNGFNEHIGAPFVSPDDRAAARMAVRHLTDLGHDPRRIGLAVGPVRYVPVRRKAEGFTEALAERGVPAEETRRLVRHTLFTLEGGHAAAGALIDAGCTGVVCGSDMMALGVVRAARQRGLEVPRDLSVVGFDDSELIAFTDPPLTTVRQPVKAMASAAVGALLEEIGGSPVQHTEFVFQPELVVRGSTAPPPAPVGEARVP; this is encoded by the coding sequence CTGGTGGACGGCGTGACCGAGGCGGGCACGGTCCCCGCACCGGTCCCGCCGCAGGGCGGGACGGTCGTGGGGGCCGGTCCGCACACCGCCCGGCTCGCCGACATCGCCGCCCAGGCCTCGGTCAGCGAGGCCACGGTCAGCCGCGTCCTCAACGGCAGGGCGGGGGTGGCGGCCGGCACCCGGCAGAAGGTGCTGGCCGCCCTGGACGTGCTGGGCTACGAGCGGCCGGTGCGGCTGCGGCAACGCAGCGCCGGCCTGATCGGGCTGGTCATCCCCGAACTGACCAACCCGATCTTCCCGGCGTTCGCGCAGGTCATCGAGCAGGTCCTGGCCGGGCACGGCTACACGCCGGTGCTGTGCACCCAGATGCCGGGCGGCGCCACCGAGGACGAGCTGGTCGACCAGCTCGTCGAGCGCGGCGTCAACGGCATCGTCTTCCTCTCCGGACTGCACGCCGACACCACCGCCGATCCGGGCCGGTACGTCCGGCTCGCCGGGCGCGGCGTGCCGTTCGTGCTCGTCAACGGCTTCAACGAGCACATCGGTGCGCCCTTCGTCTCGCCCGACGACCGCGCGGCGGCGCGGATGGCCGTCCGCCACCTGACCGATCTCGGACACGATCCGCGGCGGATCGGTCTGGCGGTCGGCCCCGTCCGTTACGTGCCGGTGCGGCGCAAGGCGGAGGGGTTCACCGAGGCCCTGGCGGAGCGGGGCGTTCCGGCCGAGGAGACACGGCGACTGGTCCGGCACACGCTGTTCACGCTGGAGGGCGGCCACGCGGCGGCCGGGGCGCTGATCGACGCCGGCTGTACGGGCGTGGTCTGCGGCAGCGACATGATGGCGCTCGGCGTGGTGCGGGCGGCCCGGCAGCGGGGGCTGGAGGTGCCGCGCGACCTGTCGGTGGTCGGCTTCGACGACTCGGAGCTGATCGCCTTCACCGATCCGCCCCTGACGACCGTGCGGCAGCCGGTCAAGGCCATGGCGAGCGCGGCGGTGGGCGCGCTGTTGGAGGAGATCGGCGGGAGCCCGGTGCAGCACACGGAGTTCGTCTTCCAGCCCGAGCTGGTGGTGCGCGGCTCCACGGCCCCGCCGCCCGCCCCGGTGGGGGAGGCCCGGGTGCCGTAG
- a CDS encoding glycoside hydrolase family 13 protein — protein sequence MTQHSSAPATGTAPALRTDASGGPTNWWRDAVIYQVYPRSFADGNGDGMGDLAGVRARLPYLADLGVDAVWLSPFYASPQADAGYDVADYRAIDPMFGDLHDADALIRDAHELGLRIIVDLVPNHSSDQHEWFQRALREGPGSPLRDRYHFRPGRGPSGDEPPNDWESIFGGPAWTRTTNPDGTPGEWYLHLFAPEQPDFNWENEAVRDEFRSVLRFWLDMGVDGFRIDVAHGLVKAAGLPDMGRSGQLKLLGNQVLPFFDQDGVHEIYRSWRRVLDEYPGERIGVAEAWTPSPERTALYLRPDELHQAFNFHYLNTGWDAEALRAVIDESLDSMRPVGAPTTWVLSNHDVVRHRTRLGGGLPRARAASLLMLALPGSAYVYQGEELGLPEVVDLPDEVRQDPSFFKDNGQEGLRDGCRVPIPWTADGPSHGFGSGGSWLPQPEEWAELSVEEQTGDPTSTLELYRSALAVRREHPALGAGEEVEWLEDFPAGVLAFRRRAADGSGKDFVCTVNTTEAPVELPAAPGRALLASGEYDGGALPADTTVWWTA from the coding sequence ATGACCCAGCACTCCTCAGCCCCCGCCACCGGTACGGCTCCCGCCCTCCGCACGGACGCCTCGGGAGGGCCCACCAACTGGTGGCGCGACGCGGTGATCTACCAGGTCTACCCCCGCTCCTTCGCCGACGGCAACGGCGACGGCATGGGCGACCTGGCGGGCGTCCGCGCGCGGTTGCCGTACCTGGCCGACCTGGGCGTCGACGCCGTCTGGCTCAGCCCCTTCTACGCCTCCCCGCAGGCCGACGCCGGGTACGACGTCGCCGACTACCGGGCCATCGACCCGATGTTCGGCGACCTCCACGACGCCGACGCCCTGATCCGCGACGCCCACGAACTGGGCCTGCGGATCATCGTGGACCTGGTGCCCAACCACTCCTCCGACCAGCACGAGTGGTTCCAGCGCGCCCTGCGCGAGGGACCGGGCTCCCCGCTGCGCGACCGCTACCACTTCCGGCCCGGCCGCGGCCCGAGCGGCGACGAGCCGCCCAACGACTGGGAGTCCATCTTCGGCGGCCCGGCCTGGACCCGCACCACCAACCCCGACGGCACGCCGGGGGAGTGGTACCTGCACCTGTTCGCCCCCGAGCAGCCCGACTTCAACTGGGAGAACGAGGCCGTGCGGGACGAGTTCCGCTCGGTGCTGCGCTTCTGGCTGGACATGGGCGTGGACGGCTTCCGCATCGACGTCGCCCACGGCCTGGTCAAGGCCGCCGGACTGCCGGACATGGGTCGCTCCGGTCAGCTGAAGCTGCTGGGCAACCAGGTGCTGCCGTTCTTCGACCAGGACGGCGTCCACGAGATCTACCGCTCCTGGCGCCGCGTCCTCGACGAGTACCCGGGCGAGCGCATCGGCGTCGCCGAGGCGTGGACGCCCAGCCCCGAGCGCACGGCCCTGTACCTGCGGCCCGACGAGCTCCACCAGGCGTTCAACTTCCACTACCTCAACACCGGCTGGGACGCCGAGGCGCTGCGCGCGGTCATCGACGAGTCGCTGGACTCCATGCGCCCGGTCGGCGCCCCCACCACCTGGGTGCTCTCCAACCACGACGTCGTGCGGCACCGCACCCGGCTCGGCGGCGGTCTGCCCCGCGCCCGCGCGGCCTCGCTGCTGATGCTGGCGCTGCCCGGCTCGGCCTACGTCTACCAGGGCGAGGAGCTGGGCCTGCCGGAGGTCGTCGACCTGCCCGACGAGGTGCGCCAGGACCCGTCGTTCTTCAAGGACAACGGCCAGGAGGGCTTGCGCGACGGCTGCCGCGTGCCCATCCCGTGGACGGCCGACGGCCCCAGCCACGGCTTCGGTTCCGGTGGGAGCTGGCTGCCCCAGCCGGAGGAGTGGGCGGAGCTGTCGGTCGAGGAGCAGACCGGCGACCCCACCTCCACCCTGGAGCTGTACCGCAGCGCGCTGGCCGTGCGCCGCGAGCACCCGGCGCTGGGCGCGGGCGAGGAGGTGGAGTGGCTGGAGGACTTCCCCGCCGGGGTGCTGGCCTTCCGCCGTCGCGCCGCCGACGGTTCCGGGAAGGACTTCGTCTGCACCGTCAACACCACCGAGGCCCCGGTGGAGCTGCCCGCGGCACCCGGCCGGGCGCTGCTGGCCAGCGGGGAGTACGACGGTGGGGCACTCCCGGCCGACACCACCGTCTGGTGGACGGCGTGA
- a CDS encoding sugar ABC transporter permease — MKTTRTTTKSTTGTTTPDPTTTAPAPSVPAPPAEAGRPRRVRGRGERGPLASVGLHAGLLLAAVVAVFPPFWLLVTSFKPKTETFTTALVKNFTLENYDHVLNDTYFLTWFWNSVVVVVVTTVLGVFISATTGYAVSRFRFPGMRPLMWTLLITQMFPMAILIVPLYNLMAQLRLLNQPVGLIITYLTIAVPFCAWMMKGFFDTIPVSIDESGRVDGLNPFGTFWRLILPLAKPGLAVTGFYSFVTAWAEVAYASAFMTGEENLTLAGGLQTFVNQYVGDWGSMTAAAVIIAVPAAIVFGIAQRHLVAGLTSGAVKS, encoded by the coding sequence ATGAAGACCACACGGACCACCACCAAAAGCACCACCGGAACCACCACGCCCGACCCCACCACGACCGCGCCCGCGCCGTCGGTGCCCGCGCCGCCGGCGGAGGCCGGCCGCCCCCGGCGCGTCCGCGGGCGCGGCGAGCGCGGCCCCCTGGCCTCCGTCGGCCTGCACGCGGGTCTGCTGCTGGCCGCCGTGGTCGCGGTGTTCCCGCCGTTCTGGCTGCTGGTGACGTCCTTCAAACCCAAGACCGAGACCTTCACCACCGCGCTGGTGAAGAACTTCACCCTCGAGAACTACGACCACGTCCTGAACGACACCTACTTCCTGACGTGGTTCTGGAACTCGGTGGTGGTCGTGGTCGTCACCACGGTGCTCGGCGTGTTCATCTCCGCCACCACCGGGTACGCCGTCAGCCGCTTCCGCTTCCCCGGCATGCGGCCGCTGATGTGGACCCTGCTGATCACGCAGATGTTCCCCATGGCGATCCTGATCGTGCCGCTGTACAACCTGATGGCGCAGCTGCGACTGCTCAACCAGCCCGTCGGCCTGATCATCACCTACCTCACCATCGCGGTGCCGTTCTGCGCCTGGATGATGAAGGGTTTCTTCGACACCATCCCCGTCTCCATCGACGAGTCCGGGCGCGTGGACGGCCTCAACCCCTTCGGCACCTTCTGGCGGCTGATCCTGCCGCTGGCCAAGCCGGGCCTGGCCGTCACCGGCTTCTACAGCTTCGTGACGGCCTGGGCCGAGGTCGCCTACGCGTCGGCCTTCATGACCGGCGAGGAGAACCTCACCCTCGCCGGCGGCCTGCAGACCTTCGTCAACCAGTACGTCGGCGACTGGGGTTCGATGACCGCCGCCGCGGTGATCATCGCCGTGCCGGCCGCGATCGTCTTCGGGATCGCCCAGCGGCACCTCGTCGCCGGACTGACCTCCGGCGCCGTCAAGTCCTGA